In Cryptococcus gattii WM276 chromosome A, complete sequence, one genomic interval encodes:
- a CDS encoding Calcineurin-binding protein - related protein (Similar to TIGR gene model, INSD accession AAW41307.1): protein MTTDPPQQPATQHEPTNTLALLLPHPTLFAPPVLDLLRAHYAHFGRIAHWAPVKGFGRVIVVFETEEEAENAKRHGDWLRLDVPVGGEEKVDGETKFNEAELVLRLHYLPPSTLNPDPATTHLAPPPLPHNFLISPPGSPPEGWEPAVEEAPNRTILPEDLQRALETLELNSGNKTDDGKEIILDEGGVRVQVEDTTKQERYGGEDCDMEERLEAGTGAWNLPGQSGQSGTMGTPGYGVRIIPTAMPPL from the exons CAACACACtcgccctcctcctcccccaCCCCACCCTCTTTGCACCCCCGGTCCTCGATCTCCTGCGCGCACACTATGCACATTTCGGGCGCATAGCCCACTGGGCCCCCGTAAAGGGCTTCGGCCGCGTCATAGTAGTGTTCGAgactgaagaagaggctGAAAATGCAAAGAGACACGGCGACTGGCTGAGACTAGACGTTCCTGTGGGTGGCGAGGAAAAGGTCGACGGCGAAACAAAGTTTAATGAAGCCGA GCTCGTCCTGCGATTACACTACCTTCCACCCTCAACGCTCAACCCAGATCCAGCCACCACGCACCTGGCGCCGCCGCCGCTGCCGCACAACTTTCTCATCTCCCCGCCAGGCTCTCCGCCCGAAGGCTGGGAACCGGCAGTGGAAGAAGCACCTAACCGTACCATCCTTCCTGAGGATTTGCAACGCGCACTGGAAACGCTCGAGCTTAACAGTGGGAACAAGACCGATGATGGAAAGGAGATCATCTTGGATGAAGGCGGCGTGAGGGTGCAGGTGGAAGATACGACCAAGCAGGAGAGGTACGGTGGAGAGGATTGTGATATGGAGGAAAGATTGGAAGCTGGGACAGGTGCTTGGAATCTTCCTGGTCAATCTGGTCAATCTGGTACTATGGGGACACCTGGCTATGGGGTGAGGATTATACCCACGGCAATGCCTCCTTTATGA
- a CDS encoding Hypothetical protein (Similar to TIGR gene model, INSD accession AAW41308.1; CNA07800): protein MPPSNLRRRTWLLLAASISIHIILLTTTHRIGKHTLPRNAALLKRSSEESISSDDDSILEFPYLEWYNALPLTYRPIFVLFLLFVLAFLFSFIGISASDFFCPNLSTVAAYLGLSESTAGVTFLAFGNGSPDVFSTFSAMSSGTLGLAVGELIGAATFIVSIVVGSIALIRPFHIPKLAFRRDVIFFTIAVLVLIVSLHDGHLTFFESGAMVGLYVVYVGVVVSESWWMRRIRRQQGLKDKLSSNSISEIVKPMVVNGRLSPQPPSPMEFSPRSPSPMEHASPISIQVTDREQAFLTPGGETLARRRRSSYANLIPHHYQEESIDLPTPRVNMSLLGAIEFRDVVNSLRREGSTQCSTRSNSPGCTPTPGGGRERLDYFGPVGHGHRRSISQGHAFQPHLMGLDRRKSSLWGRRRSSTYSADFVDRDRRRTFFAPSPIPSARSSEEDQQTKTPTPVGLGINSSELNPWSDQTGNPPTPLPGFTSSEQISPSNSKPSLPKLLIPDNSFSQTHTGQKPSVPSISIVDPSGHTSSSPLFPTPPLLSTTPSSTISRRQKIHKNIKIALRILFPSLQSFRHKSLLGMILSSMSVPAILALTLTLPVVDDGHEMEQGGVKLEDGDEYGFGDDGDLDGDYLDDGYDRDGNVDGDDETYGDGDGEGEGEQYDYDQGQEEADQLIDPQIGEELHHLVDHGFSALHSPLGRIYHAAKSRLNQHVEFGDGGEGDLGSGGLSPARSGEEDGYGEEADLLAAEEEEAIEDEWQEEEQAMEFNKYLVATQCVLGPAFCCFIMFNNQSYFKWVMLGSSIVGLIAAIPVLLYGKDGTAQPWRLVRCFAGFICSMVWIAAIADEVVDVLNTLGEILGLSDAIIGLTIFAVGNSLADLVANVIVAQFAPAMAYAACFGGPMLNLLLGVGGSGTYHVLFSPHSPIIVDFSPTLWVSATGLVVMLVATAIFVPLNGYLIDRRWAACLIAGYITLMTVNVGVELKTGRD, encoded by the exons ATGCCACCGAGCAATCTGAGGAGGAGGACTTGGCTCCTTCTCGCAGCTAGCATATCCATCCATATCATTCTCCTGACTACCACTCACCGAATCGGTAAACACACATTACCAAGAAATGCCGCACTGTTGAAACGTTCCTCCGAAGAAAGTATATCTtctgatgatgat TCAATCCTCGAGTTCCCTTATCTTGAATGGTACAATGCACTCCCACTCACCTACAGACCCATTTTTGTCTTATTCCTACTCTTCGTCCTCGCgttccttttctcctttATTGGAATATCAGCCTCCGACTTTTTCTGTCCCAATTTATCCACCGTGGCGGCATATCTGGGGTTGAGCGAGAGCACAGCCGGAGTCACCTTTTTAGCCTTTGGAAATGGAAGCCCAGACGTATTCAGTACTTTCTCTGCAATGAGTAGCGGTACATTGGGATTGGCCGTTGGGGAGCTCATTGGAGCTGCTACTTTCA TTGTATCCATAGTCGTCGGCTCCATTGCCCTTATCCGCCCCTTCCATATCCCTAAACTTGCCTTTCGAAGGGATGTCATATTCTTTACCATCGCTGTCTTGGTGCTCATCGTCTCCCTCCATGATGGCCATCTCACATTTTTCGAGTCAGGTGCGATGGTAGGCCTGTACGTGGTTTATGTTGGGGTCGTTGTCTCTGAAAGCTGGTGGATGAGGCGGATAAGAAGACAGCAGGGCCTTAAAGACAAGCTATCATCAAACTCCATTTCTGAAATAGTCAAACCAATGGTTGTAAACGGCCGCCTTAGTCCTCAACCGCCTTCACCCATGGAATTTTCTCCTCGATCGCCTTCACCCATGGAACATGCTTCACCTATTTCTATCCAAGTCACCGATCGGGAACAAGCTTTTCTTACTCCTGGGGGCGAAACATTGGCTCGACGACGAAGGTCATCTTACGCCAATCTCATTCCCCACCATTATCAGGAAGAATCTATTGATCTCCCTACACCACGAGTAAACATGTCTCTCTTGGGTGCCATCGAATTCCGAGATGTCGTCAACTCATTAAGACGAGAAGGCTCTACACAATGTAGTACGAGGTCTAACAGTCCTGGTTGCACACCCACTCCAGGCGGTGGTAGAGAGCGATTGGATTATTTTGGGCCTGTGGGCCATGGCCACAGACGGTCTATCTCTCAAGGACATGCCTTCCAGCCGCATTTGATGGGATTGGACAGAAGAAAAAGCTCCCTgtggggaagaagaaggtcaTCAACTTATTCTGCCGATTTCGTAGACCGAGACCGCAGACGGACCTTTTTTGCCCCCTCCCCTATCCCCTCAGCTCGTTCCTCAGAAGAGGACCAACAAACAAAGACACCGACTCCTGTGGGGTTGGGCATAAACTCTTCCGAGCTGAATCCATGGTCCGACCAAACTGGTAATCCCCCTACTCCTTTACCTGGGTTTACCTCCTCTGAACAAATCTCTCCCTCAAACTCAAAGCCCAGCTTACCCAAATTGCTCATCCCTGATAACAGTTTCTCCCAAACACACACAGGGCAGAAACCATCTGTCCCTTCCATATCCATCGTCGACCCCTCCGGACATacctcctcctcacctTTATTCCCCACTCCTCCCTTGCTCTCCACCAccccctcctccaccatcTCGAGACGCCAAAAGATCCACAAAAACATCAAAATCGCTCTCCGCATCCTTTTCCCGTCCCTTCAGTCTTTCCGCCACAAATCACTACTGGGCATGATTCTCAGCTCAATGTCCGTCCCCGCCATCTTGGCGTTGACGTTGACGTTACCTGTAGTGGATGATGGGCACGAGATGGAGCAAGGTGGGGTGAAACTTGAAGATGGGGATGAGTATGGATTTGGGGACGATGGAGATTTAGATGGTGACTATCTGGATGATGGATATGACCGAGATGGCAATGTTGACGGAGACGATGAAACGtatggagatggagatggggaaggggaaggggagCAGTATGATTATGATCAaggccaagaagaagcGGACCAATTAATCGACCCGCAAATAGGTGAAGAGCTCCATCATCTCGTAGATCACGGTTTCTCGGCGCTTCATTCTCCGCTAGGGAGGATCTACCATGCTGCAAAGAGTCGTTTGAACCAGCATGTGGAATTTGGGGATGGGGGCGAAGGGGATCTAGGGTCAGGAGGTTTGAGCCCAGCGAGGAGcggagaggaagatgggTATGGGGAGGAAGCAGATCTTCTTGcagctgaagaagaagaagcaattgaagatgaatggcaggaagaggagcaagCAATGGAATTCAACAAGTATCTCGTTGCGACGCAATGTGTCTTGGGTCCTGCCTTTTGCTGTTTCATCATGTTCA ACAATCAAAGCTACTTCAAATGGGTGATGCTCGGATCCTCCATCGTCGGTCTCATCGCCGCCATCCCTGTCCTCTTGTACGGCAAGGACGGGACGGCTCAACCGTGGCGTTTGGTGAGATGTTTTGCAGGTTTTATCTGTAGTATGGTGTGGATTGCTGCAATTGCCGACGAGGTGGTTGACGTCTTGAAT ACGTTGGGAGAAATTTTAGGACTGAGCGACGCAATTATTGGACTCACCA TCTTTGCTGTGGGAAATTCTCTCGCCGACTTGGTAGCCAACGTCATTGTAGCCCAATTTGCTCCGGCGATGGCCTATGCTGCCTGTTTTGGTGGCCC TATGCTTAATCTCCTTCTCGGTGTCGGCGGTTCCGGTACCTACCACGTCCTCTTCTCCCCGCATTCGCCCATCATTGTCGATTTTTCACCGACATTGTGGGTTTCAGCCACTGGCCTCGTGGTCATGCTTGTGGCCACCGCTATATTTGTGCCTCTCAACGGATATTTGATCGATAGACGTTGGGCGGCATGTCTCATAGCGGGGTACATTACACTGATGACGGTGAATGTGGGTGTAGAGCTCAAGACTGGGAGAGATTGA
- a CDS encoding Rag GTPase GTR1 (Similar to TIGR gene model, INSD accession AAW41309.1) yields the protein MSHAARKKVLLMGRSGSGKTSMRSVIFSNFSAKDTRRLGATIDVEQSAVRFLGGLVLNLWDCGGQSAFVDNYLSSQKDTIFSNVAVLIYVFDNTTSDWDSDITYFEEILLALRENSPDAGVWCLINKMDLVDKEDPKRKRYNERKELLMELNEKVEKEVEERGRHITCFPTSIWDESLYKAWSSIIHTLIPNISLITSHLTYLRDLCLCVEAVMFEAETFLVIAKSGSPLDCDPSDLDAVEAKAGAKDLDRQRFEKISEIMKDFRKVCQRNHERYQGFQAKFDACTVVLEPLSRNTIILLVSNDPRIETGAMLYNIYRAQTHIAEFGAGKIPLERKCGICKRDAKARYVCKDEDDPSVPAWDSVDKEDAPLMQPSTGARCSA from the exons ATGTCTCATGCTGCAAGGAAAAAG GTGCTCCTGATGGGCAGATCAG GATCCGGAAAGACATCCATGCGATCTGTCATCTT TTCAAACTTTAGTGCAAAAGATACTCGAAGGTTAGGAGCTACCATCGACGTTGAGCAATCTGCTGTTCGCTTCCTCGGTGGTCTCGTACTG AACTTGTGGGACTGTGGCGGCCAATCCGCCTTTGTAGACAACTACCTCTCTTCCCAAAAAGATaccatcttctccaacgTCGCTGTCCTCATCTACGTATTCGATAACACCACTTCCGATTGGGATTCTGATATTACATATTTCGAGGAAATCCTCCTCGCCCTGCGAGAGAACTCGCCAGATGCTGGGGTGTGGTGTTTGATAAACAAAATGGATTTGGTGGATAAGGAGGATCcaaagaggaagagataTAATGAAAGGAAGGAACTGTTGATGGAGCTGAATGAAAAAgttgagaaggaggtggaagagCGAGGGAGGCATATTACGTGTTTCCCTACAAGTATCTGGGATGAGTCGCTGTACAAG GCTTGGTCATCAATCATCCATACACTTATCCCAAACATTTCCCTCATAACCTCCCACCTCACTTACCTCCGAGATCTCTGTTTATGCGTGGAAGCAGTCATGTTCGAAGCAGAAACGTTTTTGGTCATTGCTAAATCCGGTTCACCGCTGGATTGCGATCCGTCCGACTTGGATGCTGTGGAAGCAAAGGCTGGCGCAAAAGATCTGGACAGGCAGAGGTTTGAAAAGATTTCAGAAATCATGAAAGATTTTAGAAAAGTCTGCCA ACGTAATCACGAACGATACCAAGGATTCCAAGCCAAATTCGACGCTTGTACCGTCGTCCTCGAACCGCTTTCGAGAAATACAATTATCCTCCTGGTCTCTAACGATCCGAGGATAGAGACGGGCGCAATGTTGTATAATATATATCGAGCGCAGACACATATCGCAGAATTTGGAGCGGGGAAGATTCCGCTGGAGAGAAAGTGTGG GATATGCAAGCGCGATGCAAAAGCGAGGTATGTCTGCAAAGACGAAGACGACCCAAGTGTGCCAGCATGGGATTCGGTAGATAAAGAAGACGCACCATTGATGCAGCCAAGCACCGGGGCGAGATGTTCTGCTTGA
- a CDS encoding Hypothetical protein (Similar to TIGR gene model, INSD accession AAW41311.1; CNA07830) gives MIALRAATSARVVVSRAPASMFVRHYAPDVRSEGATASSTSFHEREQAKESQYVRQREAEKLKEAKAKLAEAQAEVDKQQKVVDAQK, from the exons ATGATTGCTCTCCGTGCTGCCACCTCTGCCCGAGTCGTCGTTTCCAGGGCCCCTGCT TCCATGTTTGTCCGACACTACGCTCCCGACGTCAGGTCCGAGGGTGCTACCgcctcttccacctctttCCA CGAGCGAGAGCAGGCCAAGGAGTCTCAGTACGTCAGGCAGCGAGAGGCTGAGAAGCTCAAGGAAGCCAAGGCCAAGCTCGCCGAGGCTCAGGCTGAAGTT GACAAGCAGCAGAAGGTTGTCGACGCCCAGAAGTAA
- a CDS encoding Hypothetical protein (Similar to TIGR gene model, INSD accession AAW41312.1; CNA07840), translated as MTAEERLDRKLWNEDLLAGYSLEERVRREWDRRKVREMEQSQSQGWGQNGKEEGEERENELVRGSVTEVGGVGTLPEMQPPKAAEATDMTEETERATRTESVKPKRPSSPSLKNGQGLGLGSSLSAGSSVMPSRSIEASSRDVEPGSVPKAEHKHGRERQPKVEHQLESDPRPQSKHDQEQGHGQKQDRKRQPAPSLPEIGAAAETGEPSLSRKQATSIHTSTSVAPSAAPAGPPLLSPPIKSPSHEHEHEPQLPFKPKEKVGGKKNAEFVIDVDAGKIAEQPSPRFEPPKAPTSTSASTSTPDAHSKEKGKTEAQTELLEEKHSLATEQSSERVAKEKEKEKTKVSAPELSSSLPKEKRKEKRAIEKKSSQPLQALRPLFDKIPWSSSPDVDTAGIGVISSQDKPSTYSTHLGETTENVQGTGTSFEKRRESGAPQGRRLNEELQRRKSENDLGFTGESPREEDKGEKTGLPPNREAALKRRDLQLQSETPKIRSQPTQPQESASQYKSALPRSTMPVEQPIPASKPEADVAQHVPAKVKVVEKKQHKEENLFHGLSGPLIDIGEPAPGLVPKSLPQAQPSTSAAQRQYSPIAQARANQEVKSKKDKRISGESITALAASSADLLQLLESSAEEGPSNSNSGLKDTNQSRIEEPERDMTRETTSGLGTSNTPNPFCANANNTSLDTTLTRGPSSLDPMAAATKKKIPPPPPPPVSRSRLHLSKSAGALRASERVGQGKQVGRVAGEDGTQSARAPFIHPLPPQLPKRRPPPPPPPRHPAAIARLPSPPPSQSQAGPRGRASPPPPPLPPRPRPLSGVSYQTISSVSQVSSAGPPAQAQRRGQALESEEDGEEGNSSERENVSPGLTRRPLGPRPAPPPRPTLPSRLRLFGNNQTNSSQRMGSQTLDVHQSQEPRQEERDRQMDTGSRFVEHIEREGIPPLPVPPLAPQTRPRETIRPIPVSSALTPTPILALGQNNSSITTNGSRPSPAERAHSDFPPLRTRSQLRINQMNERESDNRWASSVDLRERPLSPAISVTPAVSNGNRGDEDESRVSPVDAPRREEGGQGPGVGLHSQAQGQRGIREYTDLDLFVSRLEGSGREYEGYSQLTTFLGPSKSTAASPEAISTLLPGLITVDSRRTTPQGKVKLKLSLLGVRVSKCPICLSQFRGGEKGVLTPTCVHAAHQSCALRWFREDRRCFICREILKEEE; from the exons ATGACAGCTGAAGAAAGGCTTGATCGAAAATTGTGGAATGAAGATCTTCTAGCGGGATATTCGTTGGAGGAGAGGGTGAGAAGGGAATGGGACAGGCGAAAGGTACGGGAGATGGAACAATCACAATCCCAAGGGTGGGGACAAAACGGcaaggaggagggggaagaGCGGGAGAATGAACTCGTACGCGGGAGCGTGACAGAGGTTGGAGGAGTGGGAACTCTTCCAGAAATGCAACCGCCTAAAGCGGCAGAGGCGACAGACATGACAGAGGAGACTGAGAGGGCGACGAGGACGGAAAGTGTGAAACCTAAGCGGCCCTCAAGTCCAAGTTTGAAAAACGGCCAAGGATTGGGCTTGGGCTCGAGCTTGAGCGCAGGTTCGTCAGTTATGCCTTCAAGGTCTATAGAAGCTTCATCTCGAGATGTGGAACCGGGATCTGTACCCAAAGCCGAGCATAAACACGGACGCGAGCGCCAGCCAAAGGTTGAACATCAGCTTGAATCTGATCCACGACCGCAGTCGAAGCACGATCAAGAGCAAGGGCATGGGCAAAAGCAAGATAGAAAAAGGCAACCTGCGCCTTCTCTCCCTGAGATTGGAGCTGCAGCTGAAACTGGAGAGCCCTCTTTAAGCCGGAAGCAGGCTACAAGCATACACACAAGCACAAGTGTAGCACCATCCGCCGCACCGGCAGGTCCACCTTTACTCTCACCCCCAATAAAATCGCCATCTCATGAACATGAGCATGAGCCCCAGCTACCTTTCAAGCCCAAGGAAAAAGTGGGAGGGAAGAAAAATGCCGAGTTTGTCATTGACGTTGACGCGGGTAAGATTGCCGAGCAGCCATCGCCCAGATTCGAACCTCCTAAGGCTCCCACATCCACATCCGCTTCAACATCCACACCCGATGCTCATTcgaaagaaaaaggaaaaacAGAGGCTCAGACTGAATTGCTAGAGGAAAAGCATTCTCTCGCTACTGAGCAATCCTCCGAAAGAGTAGCcaaagagaaggagaaagaaaagacCAAGGTCTCAGCTCCTGAGCTGTCGTCGTCCTTACcaaaagagaagaggaaagaaaagagagcAATAGAGAAAAAATCTTCGCAACCTTTGCAAGCTTTGAGACCGCTTTTCGACAAAATCCCTTGGAGTAGCTCGCCCGACGTCGATACTGCTGGTATTGGCGTCATATCATCTCAAGACAAGCCGTCCACTTATTCCACTCATCTTGGGGAAACCACAGAGAATGTTCAGGGTACTGGGACGTCATttgagaagaggagggaaagTGGTGCGCCGCAGGGAAGGAGGCTGAATGAGGAGTTgcagagaaggaagagtgAGAATGATCTTGGGTTTACGGGTGAGAGTCCGAGAGAGGAAGATAAGGGGGAAAAAACGGGATTACCGCCTAACAGGGAGGCAGCGTTGAAGAGAAGGGATTTGCAACTCCAATCAGAGACGCCCAAAATCCGATCACAACCCACTCAACCCCAAGAGTCTGCGTCACAATATAAATCTGCCTTGCCACGGTCGACAATGCCTGTGGAACAGCCCATACCAGCTTCCAAACCCGAAGCCGATGTTGCGCAACATGTACCAGCCAAGGTGAAGGTAGTCGAAAAGAAGCAGCATAAAGAGGAAAACTTGTTTCATGGCCTTTCTGGACCTTTAATCGATATTGGTGAACCTGCACCTGGACTTGTTCCCAAGTCCCTACCCCAGGCTCAACCCAGCACCTCCGCCGCTCAGCGTCAATACTCACCAATTGCCCAAGCTAGAGCCAATCAAGAGGTGAAGAGTAAGAAGGATAAACGTATTTCTGGAGAGAGTATAACGGCTTTGGCAGCCTCGTCGGCTGATCTTTTACAGCTTCTCGAGTCCTCTGCGGAGGAGGGTCCTTCCAACTCTAATTCAGGCTTGAAGGATACAAACCAATCGAGAATAGAGGAACCTGAGAGAGATATGACAAGGGAAACTACTTCAGGCCTAGGTACCTCCAATACCCCTAACCCCTTTTGCGCCAATGCTAATAACACGAGCTTAGACACGACGCTTACTCGCGGCCCGTCTTCTCTAGATCCAATGGCAGCTGCAaccaagaagaagatccCTCCGCCTCCACCCCCTCCGGTTTCCAGATCAAGATTGCATTTATCAAAATCGGCTGGGGCCTTACGTGCTTCCGAACGGGTCGGACAGGGGAAACAAGTTGGACGGGTTGCCGGTGAGGATGGAACACAGAGTGCACGGGCACCTTTCATTCATCCTCTACCACCTCAACTGCCTAAACGACGTCCACccccaccaccaccgcctAGACACCCTGCGGCTATCGCCAGACtcccatctcctcctccttctcaatcACAAGCAGGGCCACGAGGTAGAGCTTCACCCCCACCTCCACCACTGCCGCCTCGTCCAAGGCCTTTGAGCGGCGTCTCATATCAAACTATATCTTCCGTCTCTCAGGTTTCTTCTGCTGGTCCGCCGGCGCAAGCCCAACGACGAGGGCAAGCTCTGGAGTcagaggaagatggagaagaaggaaattCCTCAGAAAGAGAAAATGTTTCTCCAGGTCTGACGAGACGGCCTTTAGGTCCTCGTCCGGCTCCTCCTCCCCGACCTACTTTACCTTCCCGGCTCAGGTTATTCGGGAATAATCAAACAAACTCTAGCCAGAGGATGGGCTCCCAGACACTGGATGTTCATCAGAGTCAGGAACCGCggcaagaagaaagagataGACAAATGGATACCGGCTCGAGGTTTGTAGAGCACATTGAACGAGAAGGGATCCCGCCTCTTCCCGTTCCTCCACTTGCTCCACAAACTCGTCCTCGGGAGACAATTCGGCCTATCCCCGTGTCGTCCGCCCTTACTCCGACCCCAATCCTGGCCCTTGGGCAGAACAACAGCTCCATAACAACCAATGGCTCCCGCCCATCACCAGCCGAAAGAGCACATAGCGATTTTCCGCCTCTGCGCACCCGGTCTCAGCTGCGGATAAATCAGATGAATGAGAGGGAGAGCGATAATCGATGGGCGTCGAGCGTTGATTTGAGGGAGAGGCCTTTAAGTCCTGCGATCTCTGTAACTCCTGCGGTTAGCAATGGCAACAGGggggatgaggatgaaagTAGGGTGAGCCCAGTAGACGCGCCTAGACGTGAAGAAGGCGGCCAAGGACCCGGTGTGGGATTACACAGTCAAGCGCAAGGACAGAGGGGGATAAGAGAGTATACGGATTTGGATCTGTTTGTTTCGAGGTTGGAAGGAAGTGGGCGCGAGTACGAA GGTTATTCACAACTAACAACCTTCCTCGGCCCTTCTAAATCAACTGCCGCATCCCCTGAAGCAATCTCTACCTTGCTCCCAGGACTCATCACCGTTGACTCTCGCCGTACGACGCCACAAGGTAAAGTGAAGCTCAAACTTTCACTCTTGGGCGTCAGAGTGAGCAAATGCCCCATCTGCTTGAGTCAGTTTAGAGGGGGCGAGAAAGGGGTGTTGACGCCGACTTGTGTGCATGCGGCGCATCAGAGTTGTGCATTAAGATGGTTTAGGGAGGATAGGAGGTGTTTTATTTGTCGAGAGATCttgaaggaagaggagtaA
- a CDS encoding Hypothetical protein (Similar to TIGR gene model, INSD accession AAW41313.1; CNA07850) — MLLGRHTGRNNVFLLDCSFLPSYTTKHEYREAFALFDKRGTGQVPRESLGELLRSLGQNPTQAEVAELEKTVGATFNYDEFLTVLNRPDGWKPAGTADEFIKGFQVFDKAGNGFIGAGELRYVLTQLGEKMTDEEVDELLKGFPVQDGQINYHSFVRSILSQ, encoded by the exons ATGTTATTGGGGCGCCACACCGGGAGAAATAACG TGTTTTTGTTAGACTgttccttccttccttcctatACTACTAAACATG AATACCGAGAAGCCTTTGCTCTCTTCGACAAACGAGGTACCGGCCAAGTGCCCCGTGAATCCCTTGGTGAACTCTTGCGGTCCTTGGGTCAAAATCCTACCCAGGCAGAGGTGGCAGAGCTCGAGAAGACCGTCGGGGCGACTTTCAACTATGACGAGTTTTTGACGGTGTTGAATAGGCCGGATGGATGGAAGCCTGCCGGTACTGCTG ACGAGTTTATCAAGGGCTTCCAAGTCTTTGACAAGGCTGGAAACGGGTTCATCGGTGCCGGTGAACTCCGCTATGTCCTCACCCAGcttggagagaagatgacTGATGAGGAAGTGGACGAGCTGCTCAAGGGCTTCCCTGTCCA AGATGGTCAGATCAACTACCATTCTTTCGTCCGATCGATTCTCTCTCAATaa